One stretch of Priestia megaterium DNA includes these proteins:
- a CDS encoding aldehyde dehydrogenase family protein — MNGQVNVKIDKKQEKTLKREIINPATNKIIAEVFDSSLQQVEEAVGKAKQAFEQSEWKKNKSLRVEVLKKLANLLEKEASIFAETETLNTGKPIKEAQLDIEDTINCLRYYANLIEENQPWTKDMFDDTNSKIIQEPIGVCALIVPWNFPLLLGMWKLAPALAAGNTVVFKPSELTPLSFLKLASLCEKAGIPEGVFNLLTGDGEVGSALVEHKDVAKVSFTGGSETGKRIYQQCAKEMKRVSLELGGKSPLLIFEDSEIDIAVDWTMFGSFFNQGQVCVASSRILVHESIYNLFLSVLTEAVAAIKIGNPLREETEMGPVISKEHLNKIRDFIKLGQKEGANLLTGGTLIDCEGGNYIKPAVLVDVEQHMKVVQEEIFGPVITVQSFSSEEEAIALANGTRFGLAAGILTNDLMKAERVAEHLQAGTIWINGYHTPHIETAWGGFKESGIGRELGPSGLAAFTETKHVNTNSKLARANWYQ, encoded by the coding sequence ATGAACGGGCAAGTAAATGTAAAAATAGATAAGAAACAAGAAAAAACATTAAAAAGAGAAATTATCAATCCAGCGACCAATAAGATCATAGCGGAAGTGTTTGATTCGTCGCTTCAACAAGTAGAGGAAGCGGTAGGTAAAGCAAAGCAGGCTTTTGAGCAGAGTGAATGGAAGAAAAATAAGTCACTGCGTGTAGAGGTGCTTAAGAAACTAGCAAATTTATTAGAAAAAGAAGCGAGTATATTCGCTGAAACAGAAACATTAAATACAGGCAAACCGATAAAAGAAGCGCAGTTAGATATTGAAGATACGATTAATTGTTTAAGATATTACGCAAATTTAATAGAAGAAAATCAGCCGTGGACAAAGGACATGTTCGACGATACAAACAGTAAAATCATTCAAGAACCTATCGGCGTATGTGCGCTAATTGTTCCTTGGAATTTCCCTTTGCTGCTTGGCATGTGGAAGCTGGCTCCTGCATTAGCAGCTGGAAACACGGTGGTGTTTAAGCCTTCAGAATTAACGCCACTTTCTTTTTTAAAGTTAGCTTCATTATGTGAAAAAGCTGGTATACCAGAAGGCGTGTTTAATTTACTTACGGGAGACGGTGAAGTGGGAAGTGCGCTCGTTGAACATAAAGACGTAGCCAAAGTCTCTTTTACAGGAGGATCAGAAACAGGCAAACGTATTTATCAGCAGTGCGCAAAAGAGATGAAAAGAGTTTCGCTTGAACTGGGAGGGAAATCTCCGCTTCTTATTTTTGAAGACAGCGAAATTGATATTGCAGTAGACTGGACAATGTTTGGCTCGTTTTTTAACCAAGGACAAGTGTGTGTAGCTTCGTCGCGTATACTCGTACATGAATCTATTTATAACTTGTTTCTTTCTGTGCTTACGGAGGCTGTTGCTGCTATAAAAATTGGTAACCCCTTAAGAGAAGAAACGGAGATGGGTCCGGTTATTAGCAAGGAGCATCTGAATAAAATACGGGATTTTATCAAGCTAGGTCAAAAAGAAGGCGCGAATTTATTAACAGGAGGAACGTTAATCGACTGCGAAGGTGGAAACTATATAAAGCCGGCTGTGCTCGTCGATGTGGAGCAGCATATGAAAGTCGTCCAAGAAGAAATATTTGGCCCGGTCATTACCGTTCAATCTTTTTCAAGTGAAGAAGAAGCCATAGCACTTGCCAACGGTACGAGATTTGGTTTAGCTGCAGGAATTTTAACGAATGATTTAATGAAAGCAGAGCGAGTTGCTGAACATCTTCAAGCGGGAACGATTTGGATCAACGGCTACCATACGCCTCATA